The Rhopalosiphum padi isolate XX-2018 unplaced genomic scaffold, ASM2088224v1 scaffold1, whole genome shotgun sequence genome has a window encoding:
- the LOC132931210 gene encoding uncharacterized protein LOC132931210, which produces MPVPTREHWKLIADRFESIWNLPNCIGALDGKHVRIEKFPNAGSQNYNYKSYHSVVLMACCDADGLFTMIESGYAGRNSDGGIFKASAMKYWITHGGFDIPSPSPLTYDETNSPFPYYFAADEAFPLSQYLLRPYSKRTLDNVKRIFNYRLSRGRKTIECAFGMAAEKFQVLNSPIRCRKVESVNDIINP; this is translated from the coding sequence atgccGGTACCAACTAGAGAGCATTGGAAATTGATAGCCGATCGTTTTGAGTCAATTTGGAATCTCCCAAACTGCATTGGAGCTCTGGACGGGAAGCATGTACGAATAGAGAAATTTCCCAACGCAGGTTcacaaaattataactataaatcatACCATTCTGTCGTTTTAATGGCATGCTGCGATGCAGATGGTTTATTCACGATGATAGAATCGGGATACGCGGGAAGAAACAGTGATGGAGGCATTTTTAAAGCTAGTGCAATGAAGTATTGGATTACCCACGGAGGTTTCGACATCCCTTCACCTTCCCCGTTAACATATGATGAGACAAATAGTCCATTTCCATACTACTTTGCAGCTGATGAAGCATTCCCGTTATCGCAGTATTTATTGAGGCCTTATTCCAAAAGGACATTAGACAATGTTAAAAGAATATTCAACTATAGGTTAAGCCGTGGACGGAAAACTATTGAATGCGCCTTTGGCATGGCGGCAGAAAAGTTTCAAGTACTAAATAGTCCCATACGATGTCGAAAAGTAGAATCAGTGAATGACATTATTAACCCTTAA